The proteins below come from a single Xyrauchen texanus isolate HMW12.3.18 chromosome 3, RBS_HiC_50CHRs, whole genome shotgun sequence genomic window:
- the wbp1 gene encoding WW domain-binding protein 1 isoform X1 has protein sequence MPQKMLHCVVGQLAYTMTCLVQGKEFCFGVNNEQYRCEMGYCCGETECCTYYYELWWFWLVWTLIIMLSCCCAYRHRRVKMRLQQEQRQREISLMAYQGASSSFITPPPLNLRFWSDCKLPDYEEVVGHPPTPPPPYSEMPPDALLPSGQSEEAVVLESPVEETAHDWSDRDVVAAVEESDELNTRRRHVTGDSGIEVCVCQLDVDEEVGRVCQGPGNACCSGRPTLVDKELSPDDTSAAD, from the exons GGAAAGGAGTTTTGTTTTGGTGTGAACAATGAACAGTACCGCTGTGAGATGGGCTACTGTTGTGGAGAGACCGAGTGCTGCACCTACTATTACGAGCTGTGGT GGTTCTGGTTGGTGTGGACGCTCATCATCATGCTGAGCTGCTGCTGCGCGTACAGACACCGGCGTGTAAAGATGCGTCTGCAGCAGGAGCAGAGACAGCGTGAGATCAGTCTCATGGCGTATCAGGGTGCCTCCAGCTCCTTCATCACTCCTCCACCTCTGAACCTGC GGTTCTGGAGCGACTGCAAGCTGCCCGACTATGAGGAGGTTGTAGGTCACCCCCCGACCCCGCCTCCACCCTACTCTGAGATGCCCCCAGATGCCCTGCTCCCCAGTGGGCAATCAGAGGAAGCGGTGGTTCTCGAGTCACCCGTGGAGGAGACAGCCCATGATTGGTCTGATCGGGATGTGGTGGCCGCCGTGGAGGAGTCCGACGAACTGAACACGCGGCGCCGACACGTGACTGGTGACTCGGGCATTGAGGTGTGCGTGTGCCAACTGGACGTAGACGAGGAGGTGGGTCGTGTGTGCCAGGGACCAGGCAATGCGTGCTGCTCCGGGCGACCGACACTCGTGGATAAAGAACTGTCGCCTGATGACACCAGCGCTGCAGACTGA
- the wbp1 gene encoding WW domain-binding protein 1 isoform X2, with translation MGYCCGETECCTYYYELWWFWLVWTLIIMLSCCCAYRHRRVKMRLQQEQRQREISLMAYQGASSSFITPPPLNLRFWSDCKLPDYEEVVGHPPTPPPPYSEMPPDALLPSGQSEEAVVLESPVEETAHDWSDRDVVAAVEESDELNTRRRHVTGDSGIEVCVCQLDVDEEVGRVCQGPGNACCSGRPTLVDKELSPDDTSAAD, from the exons ATGGGCTACTGTTGTGGAGAGACCGAGTGCTGCACCTACTATTACGAGCTGTGGT GGTTCTGGTTGGTGTGGACGCTCATCATCATGCTGAGCTGCTGCTGCGCGTACAGACACCGGCGTGTAAAGATGCGTCTGCAGCAGGAGCAGAGACAGCGTGAGATCAGTCTCATGGCGTATCAGGGTGCCTCCAGCTCCTTCATCACTCCTCCACCTCTGAACCTGC GGTTCTGGAGCGACTGCAAGCTGCCCGACTATGAGGAGGTTGTAGGTCACCCCCCGACCCCGCCTCCACCCTACTCTGAGATGCCCCCAGATGCCCTGCTCCCCAGTGGGCAATCAGAGGAAGCGGTGGTTCTCGAGTCACCCGTGGAGGAGACAGCCCATGATTGGTCTGATCGGGATGTGGTGGCCGCCGTGGAGGAGTCCGACGAACTGAACACGCGGCGCCGACACGTGACTGGTGACTCGGGCATTGAGGTGTGCGTGTGCCAACTGGACGTAGACGAGGAGGTGGGTCGTGTGTGCCAGGGACCAGGCAATGCGTGCTGCTCCGGGCGACCGACACTCGTGGATAAAGAACTGTCGCCTGATGACACCAGCGCTGCAGACTGA